From a region of the Apibacter sp. B3706 genome:
- a CDS encoding helix-turn-helix domain-containing protein: MEIGDKIRELRMKKGFSQEELAVRSNFSKSYIQKFEEGKREVKSSQLVQISNALGISISEILDGTNYNSDEFTLRNIEFREGFKIVFNQEFFEKKILGELHRKYNSYCRLEKLVGASIIFQNPLKNFDIISNKKQIEEATKILRKKWKFDITPIYDIVSFLEDLGVKIFEVEEDESFAGFSCWERYTPIIVINVKNIDIPRRRFTVLHELAHLLLKFDDNILKEDLERFCDHFAGAMLLPYDVLMEYIGEERSITLEELKRIKSKYGISVFAILVRIVSLEIINWEKYYEWKNLYDTWKNKDISYNSNEKVSRFNYLLAKGLREELFSDSVASQLSGIPISVLRRNSFSKEFDLR, translated from the coding sequence ATGGAAATTGGTGATAAGATAAGAGAACTTAGGATGAAAAAAGGATTTTCTCAAGAAGAACTTGCTGTTCGTTCAAATTTTTCTAAATCATATATTCAGAAATTTGAAGAAGGTAAGCGAGAAGTTAAATCATCGCAATTAGTACAAATATCAAATGCTTTAGGCATAAGTATTTCTGAAATTTTAGATGGAACAAATTATAATTCAGATGAGTTTACACTTAGGAATATAGAATTTAGAGAAGGTTTTAAAATTGTTTTTAATCAAGAATTTTTTGAGAAAAAAATTTTAGGAGAATTACATAGAAAGTATAATTCATATTGCCGATTAGAAAAGTTAGTTGGAGCATCAATTATATTTCAGAATCCATTAAAAAATTTTGATATTATTTCAAATAAAAAACAGATAGAAGAAGCTACAAAGATTTTAAGGAAAAAGTGGAAATTTGATATTACACCTATTTATGATATTGTTAGTTTTTTAGAAGACTTAGGGGTGAAGATATTTGAGGTAGAAGAAGATGAAAGTTTTGCTGGGTTCTCATGTTGGGAAAGATATACTCCTATTATAGTCATAAATGTTAAGAATATAGATATTCCTAGGAGGAGATTTACTGTTTTACATGAATTAGCCCATCTTCTTTTAAAATTTGATGATAATATATTAAAAGAAGATTTAGAGAGATTTTGCGATCATTTTGCTGGAGCAATGCTATTACCTTATGATGTTCTAATGGAATATATAGGGGAAGAACGAAGTATAACTTTAGAGGAATTAAAAAGAATTAAGAGTAAATATGGAATTTCAGTTTTTGCAATTTTAGTAAGGATAGTGAGCCTCGAAATTATTAATTGGGAAAAGTATTATGAATGGAAAAATTTATACGATACTTGGAAAAATAAAGATATTTCTTATAATAGTAATGAAAAAGTAAGTAGGTTTAATTATTTGTTAGCAAAAGGATTAAGAGAAGAACTTTTTAGTGATAGTGTTGCTAGTCAATTGTCGGGCATACCAATATCGGTATTAAGAAGAAATTCATTTAGTAAAGAATTTGATTTGAGATGA
- a CDS encoding DUF6037 family protein, with protein MQLNNYPNFIHRVEELKQNKLLFDFTFVELKFKCILFTEINTLLISNISKNKGCIKSISNNGFLNGSLPRDFLNSVIENIKDHTGKNKITPFWIELDKLFNEIDISKIEKIEDNEIISSFSTIKTRDKKYDRDGDKPFFKTWRRNNIKGVSEDNLNKTKNYFGYKIYQLCKQNKISSVWQDTPTLNSLSMLKIDEVEKEINEIIISK; from the coding sequence ATGCAACTTAACAATTATCCTAATTTTATTCATAGAGTAGAAGAACTAAAACAAAATAAATTATTATTTGATTTTACTTTTGTAGAATTAAAATTTAAGTGTATATTATTTACTGAAATTAATACTCTTTTAATATCAAATATCTCAAAAAATAAAGGATGTATAAAATCTATAAGTAACAATGGTTTCTTAAATGGTAGTCTTCCACGTGATTTTTTGAATTCAGTAATAGAAAATATAAAAGATCATACAGGAAAAAATAAAATTACCCCATTTTGGATAGAATTAGATAAATTATTCAATGAAATAGATATTTCTAAAATAGAAAAAATTGAAGATAATGAAATAATATCTTCATTTTCAACTATTAAAACTAGAGATAAAAAATATGATAGAGATGGAGATAAACCATTTTTCAAAACATGGAGGAGAAACAATATTAAAGGAGTATCTGAAGATAACCTTAATAAAACTAAAAACTATTTTGGATATAAGATTTATCAATTGTGTAAACAAAACAAAATTAGCTCTGTATGGCAAGATACTCCTACATTGAATTCTTTATCTATGTTAAAAATAGATGAAGTAGAAAAAGAAATAAATGAAATAATTATTTCAAAGTAA
- the mnmE gene encoding tRNA uridine-5-carboxymethylaminomethyl(34) synthesis GTPase MnmE, whose product MLFEDTICALATPPGTGALGIIRVSGKNSISLVNSVFKGKNLNEVPSHTVHYGFIKDENETIDEVMVSVFLAPKTFTAENLVEITCHGSQYIEQQILSLLLKKGCRLALAGEFTQRAFLNGRIDLSQAEAVADLISAENKASHDMALSQMRGGFSSLLKELRVELLDLASLLELELDFSEEDVEFADRSQLVQLMDKILGVINPLIESFSYGNALKNGVPVTILGKPNAGKSTLLNALLQEERAIVSDIAGTTRDTIEESLVINGIQFRFIDTAGLRETEDQIEAIGVAKALEKAKEASIILYLADVTELNWEEIKSDLIKFQREDVSIIVCLTKLDKNSEFNVSEIPDEILHRYTVLMVSVKQNPDLLELKENMYSYIESQKSTSQTIVTNVRHVNALIRARESLLLCKEGLQNGLSSELIAIDLRRALEALGEIVGQVSNDELLGNIFGKFCIGK is encoded by the coding sequence ATGTTGTTTGAAGATACTATTTGTGCATTAGCTACTCCACCGGGAACAGGGGCATTAGGAATTATCAGGGTTTCCGGTAAAAATTCAATCTCTTTAGTTAATTCTGTTTTTAAGGGTAAAAATCTAAATGAGGTACCTTCTCATACGGTTCATTATGGTTTTATTAAAGATGAAAATGAAACGATTGATGAAGTGATGGTTTCCGTTTTTTTAGCTCCTAAAACTTTTACGGCAGAAAATTTGGTGGAAATCACATGTCACGGTTCCCAATATATTGAACAGCAAATTCTTTCCTTATTACTTAAAAAAGGGTGTCGATTGGCTCTGGCCGGTGAATTTACACAACGTGCTTTTCTTAATGGACGTATAGATTTAAGTCAAGCCGAGGCAGTTGCCGATTTAATTTCTGCCGAAAATAAAGCCAGTCACGACATGGCTTTATCTCAAATGAGGGGGGGATTTTCCTCTCTTCTCAAGGAATTACGAGTTGAATTATTGGATTTAGCCTCACTTCTAGAGCTGGAATTGGATTTTTCAGAGGAAGATGTTGAATTTGCCGATCGTTCTCAATTAGTACAATTGATGGATAAGATTTTAGGGGTTATAAATCCATTAATAGAATCATTTTCTTACGGAAATGCTCTTAAAAACGGGGTTCCGGTTACTATTCTAGGAAAGCCAAATGCGGGAAAATCAACCTTATTAAATGCTTTATTACAGGAGGAAAGGGCCATCGTCAGCGATATTGCGGGAACTACTCGCGATACCATTGAAGAATCGTTAGTTATTAATGGTATTCAATTTCGATTTATAGATACGGCGGGATTACGGGAAACGGAAGATCAAATAGAAGCTATCGGGGTAGCCAAGGCTTTGGAAAAGGCTAAGGAAGCCTCCATTATATTATATTTGGCAGATGTAACAGAGTTAAATTGGGAGGAGATAAAATCTGATCTTATTAAATTTCAGAGAGAAGATGTATCTATCATTGTATGTTTAACTAAGCTGGATAAGAATAGCGAATTCAATGTTTCTGAAATTCCCGATGAAATTTTACATAGATATACAGTACTGATGGTTTCTGTTAAGCAAAATCCGGATCTTTTAGAACTTAAAGAAAACATGTATTCGTATATAGAATCTCAAAAGTCCACTTCTCAAACAATTGTAACTAATGTACGTCATGTGAATGCTTTGATTCGAGCACGAGAATCTTTACTTTTATGTAAAGAAGGTTTACAAAACGGATTAAGCAGCGAATTGATTGCCATTGATTTGCGACGTGCGTTGGAAGCGCTCGGGGAAATCGTGGGACAAGTTTCTAATGATGAACTGCTAGGAAACATTTTTGGTAAATTTTGTATTGGAAAGTAA
- the def gene encoding peptide deformylase — MYKIAYLTLFVILTSCGSCFTSSEKAIIYQSPDSPARVLKINHKEDSLIVRKPSKRIKKIHNNKDLEQLIKKLYLTMLEENGVGIAAPQIGVNRNVFLFYRLDKEEKTVEVAINPRIISHSTELLCFQNDGCLSVPNRYGASQRYAWIEVEYTDQNEKKVTHKFLGGSRAEDYTGTIFQHEFDHLQGKLYIDKLCKPN; from the coding sequence ATGTATAAAATAGCATATCTGACATTGTTTGTCATACTAACATCTTGCGGAAGTTGTTTTACCTCTTCAGAGAAAGCAATTATTTATCAGTCTCCCGACTCTCCGGCAAGAGTTTTAAAGATAAATCACAAGGAGGATTCACTGATTGTTAGAAAACCTTCTAAACGAATAAAAAAAATACACAATAATAAAGACTTGGAGCAGCTGATAAAGAAGCTGTACTTAACTATGTTGGAAGAAAACGGAGTAGGAATTGCAGCACCTCAAATAGGAGTAAATCGAAATGTTTTTTTATTTTATCGATTGGATAAGGAAGAAAAAACGGTAGAAGTTGCTATTAATCCACGAATTATTTCTCATTCTACCGAATTACTATGTTTTCAGAATGACGGATGTTTATCCGTACCTAACCGATATGGAGCTTCGCAACGTTATGCCTGGATTGAGGTGGAATATACGGACCAAAATGAAAAAAAGGTTACTCATAAATTTTTAGGCGGAAGTCGCGCCGAAGATTATACCGGTACTATTTTCCAACATGAATTCGATCACCTGCAAGGAAAGCTTTATATTGATAAACTTTGTAAACCTAACTAG
- the ftsY gene encoding signal recognition particle-docking protein FtsY yields the protein MSWFKKIFGKEKKETLDKGLEKSSRSFFDKIGRAIAGKSKVDDEVLDELEEVLISSDVGIETTLKIIKKIEERVARDKFMNTSELDQILKEEIMNLLAENKSSDSEFEIPEDKKPYVIMVVGVNGVGKTTTIGKLAYQFKQQGKKVILGAADTFRAAAVDQLVIWSERVGVPIIKQSMGSDPASVAFDTVQSAKAQGADVVLIDTAGRLHNKVNLMNELSKIKRVMQKVIPDAPHEILLVLDGSTGQNAFEQAKQFTAATEVSALAVTKLDGTAKGGVVIGISDQFKIPVKYIGVGEKMEDLQPFNKYEFVDSFFKKN from the coding sequence ATGAGTTGGTTTAAGAAAATTTTCGGAAAAGAGAAAAAAGAAACATTAGACAAGGGATTGGAAAAATCTAGCCGATCTTTTTTTGATAAAATTGGGAGAGCTATTGCAGGAAAAAGTAAAGTCGATGATGAGGTTCTTGATGAATTGGAAGAAGTGCTGATTTCTTCGGATGTAGGAATTGAAACCACACTTAAAATAATAAAAAAAATAGAAGAACGGGTTGCAAGAGATAAATTTATGAATACTTCAGAATTAGATCAAATTCTAAAAGAAGAAATTATGAATTTATTGGCAGAAAATAAAAGTTCTGATTCTGAATTTGAAATTCCGGAGGATAAAAAACCGTACGTTATCATGGTAGTGGGAGTTAATGGAGTTGGAAAAACAACGACTATAGGAAAACTTGCTTATCAATTTAAACAACAAGGAAAGAAAGTTATATTAGGAGCGGCGGATACGTTCCGAGCGGCAGCCGTAGATCAATTAGTCATATGGTCTGAAAGGGTAGGGGTTCCAATAATTAAACAAAGCATGGGATCAGATCCTGCTTCTGTGGCTTTTGATACCGTTCAATCTGCCAAAGCGCAAGGTGCCGATGTGGTATTAATTGATACTGCGGGTCGTTTGCATAATAAGGTTAATTTAATGAATGAGCTTAGTAAAATAAAAAGGGTTATGCAAAAAGTAATTCCCGATGCTCCTCATGAAATATTATTGGTATTAGACGGTTCCACCGGACAAAATGCATTTGAACAGGCCAAACAATTCACGGCAGCTACCGAAGTTAGTGCTTTAGCGGTTACCAAATTAGACGGTACAGCCAAAGGAGGAGTAGTGATCGGTATATCCGACCAGTTTAAAATTCCGGTAAAATATATTGGAGTGGGCGAAAAAATGGAAGATCTCCAACCCTTTAATAAATATGAGTTTGTAGACAGCTTTTTCAAAAAAAATTAA
- a CDS encoding DUF4295 domain-containing protein encodes MAKKVVATLRTESKKMTKVIKMVKSPKSGAYVFEEKVVNADNVDTFLKQK; translated from the coding sequence ATGGCAAAGAAGGTTGTAGCAACATTACGTACAGAATCTAAAAAAATGACCAAAGTGATCAAAATGGTTAAGTCTCCTAAATCCGGAGCTTACGTTTTTGAAGAAAAAGTTGTGAATGCGGATAACGTAGACACATTTTTAAAACAGAAATAG
- the rpmG gene encoding 50S ribosomal protein L33 encodes MAKKGNRVQVILECTEHKESGMPGVSRYITTKNKKNTPERIELKKFNPVLKKYTIHKEIK; translated from the coding sequence ATGGCAAAGAAAGGTAATAGAGTACAAGTAATTTTAGAATGTACTGAGCATAAAGAGAGTGGAATGCCGGGAGTGTCTCGTTATATAACAACTAAGAACAAAAAGAATACTCCGGAACGAATTGAATTGAAAAAATTCAATCCGGTGTTAAAAAAATATACTATACACAAAGAAATTAAATAA
- the rpmB gene encoding 50S ribosomal protein L28 encodes MARICQITGKRAMVGNNVSHANNKTKRRFEINLMEKKFYLPSEDAWVFLKVSAHGLRIIDKIGIEEAVARARKQGLINY; translated from the coding sequence ATGGCTAGAATTTGTCAAATAACAGGAAAGCGTGCAATGGTAGGAAATAATGTGTCGCACGCCAATAACAAAACAAAAAGACGTTTTGAAATAAATTTGATGGAGAAAAAATTCTATTTACCATCAGAAGATGCTTGGGTATTTTTAAAAGTATCTGCACATGGTTTAAGAATTATAGATAAAATAGGAATTGAAGAAGCTGTAGCAAGAGCTCGTAAACAAGGTCTTATCAATTACTAA
- the lnt gene encoding apolipoprotein N-acyltransferase yields the protein MKRFIPAIVSGLLLALSWPAYGFPFLLFIAFVPLLLVEHDITVKKEKFSDWKVFGFSYLAFFLWNWGATQWLHFAQNPDGSHSWMAFLFPLFVNSLLMAFVFTFFHFVKRKTGTRFGIIFFPTLWICFEKFHLTWEMSWPWLNLGNAFANYPETIQWYEVTGTLGGTLWVLTANLIFFYYLRAYQVTHNKTYIWKSLCYNLAIIGIPLAISLLRYQSYHEKAFEKIEVVLAQPALDPYADKYRLDGTVILQELLQTVDKEITPATQFVVAPETAFPGNGFVMVNNLENDIYITQIKQWLKNYPQLSLVSGGSLAEHFTQQQTPTARYLKQYNQWIDLYNSAVQVNLNDPVEYYNKSKLVVGVEHFPYASVLKPILGEYMMNFGGSMESLGVQDHPTIFTNSKNRLKAAPIICYESIYGEYVGEFVKKGANALFIMTNDSWWSDSQGHKQLLAYARLRAIETRRDIGRSANSGISAFINQRGDIVEKLDYGKRGALKGDINLNTSLTTYVKYGDVIARLALLLAGILLAYAISKTVLNKINKNSLKRKHNIKK from the coding sequence ATGAAAAGATTTATTCCGGCAATAGTCAGCGGATTGCTTCTTGCTCTGTCTTGGCCTGCATATGGCTTTCCCTTTTTGCTGTTTATTGCTTTTGTTCCCCTTTTATTGGTTGAACATGATATTACTGTAAAAAAAGAAAAATTCTCCGATTGGAAGGTTTTTGGATTTTCCTATTTAGCCTTTTTCCTTTGGAACTGGGGAGCAACCCAATGGCTGCATTTCGCCCAAAATCCGGACGGGTCCCATTCTTGGATGGCATTTTTGTTTCCTCTATTCGTAAACAGCTTGTTAATGGCTTTCGTTTTTACTTTTTTTCATTTTGTAAAAAGAAAAACAGGTACTCGCTTCGGGATTATTTTCTTTCCAACCCTTTGGATCTGTTTTGAAAAATTTCATTTAACTTGGGAAATGTCTTGGCCCTGGCTGAATTTAGGAAATGCCTTTGCCAATTATCCTGAAACCATTCAATGGTATGAAGTAACCGGCACTTTGGGCGGAACTTTATGGGTATTAACAGCAAACCTGATATTCTTTTATTACCTACGAGCTTATCAAGTTACGCATAATAAAACCTATATATGGAAATCTCTATGCTATAACCTGGCCATTATAGGGATTCCCCTGGCTATTTCCCTCCTTAGATATCAATCGTATCATGAAAAAGCTTTTGAAAAAATAGAAGTGGTTTTAGCTCAACCGGCACTTGACCCATATGCCGATAAGTATCGTTTGGACGGGACTGTAATTCTTCAAGAATTATTACAAACAGTAGATAAAGAAATAACCCCTGCCACACAATTTGTAGTTGCTCCTGAAACCGCTTTTCCGGGAAATGGATTCGTAATGGTAAACAATCTTGAAAACGATATCTACATAACTCAAATAAAGCAATGGCTGAAAAATTATCCTCAATTAAGTTTGGTGTCGGGAGGATCGTTAGCTGAACATTTTACCCAACAACAAACTCCTACAGCCCGTTATCTCAAACAGTATAACCAATGGATTGATCTTTATAATTCTGCCGTACAGGTAAATTTGAATGATCCGGTTGAATATTATAATAAGTCAAAATTAGTGGTAGGAGTAGAACATTTCCCTTATGCATCCGTATTAAAGCCTATACTTGGAGAATATATGATGAATTTTGGCGGATCTATGGAAAGTTTAGGAGTACAAGACCATCCGACTATATTCACAAATTCGAAGAATCGATTAAAAGCCGCTCCCATAATATGCTATGAAAGCATATATGGGGAATATGTCGGAGAATTTGTGAAAAAAGGAGCTAACGCATTATTTATAATGACCAATGACTCTTGGTGGAGCGATTCGCAAGGACATAAGCAGTTGTTGGCTTATGCGCGATTACGAGCCATTGAAACCAGAAGAGATATAGGGCGCTCAGCCAATAGTGGAATTTCAGCATTTATAAACCAACGGGGAGATATCGTGGAAAAATTAGATTATGGAAAACGGGGGGCTTTAAAGGGGGATATTAATTTAAATACTTCACTTACAACTTATGTAAAATACGGCGATGTAATTGCCAGATTGGCATTGCTGCTGGCGGGAATATTATTGGCTTATGCGATATCCAAAACCGTTTTAAATAAAATAAATAAGAATTCCCTAAAAAGGAAACACAATATCAAAAAATAA
- a CDS encoding rhodanese-like domain-containing protein, whose product MNKLFFIVLFSLILLSCKTHHRESVNTYTTPPEVGILTSDLPRYSKPPASVNPVKLDESLSSLKKDSIVTSKDTVSSAYHTINRENPLIQTVPVSTFSWEIGIRQTQIVDVRTLVEYKSGHIYDAVNMSVDDPSFENQIQELDKNSPVAVYCKSGIRSFYAANVLKDHGFQIIYNLDGGLNSWLKNGKELVK is encoded by the coding sequence ATGAATAAATTATTTTTTATAGTTCTGTTCTCTTTGATTTTACTTTCGTGTAAAACTCATCACAGGGAATCAGTGAATACCTATACTACCCCACCCGAAGTAGGAATTCTTACTTCCGATTTACCCAGATATAGCAAACCTCCGGCATCCGTAAATCCTGTTAAATTAGATGAGTCTCTTTCTTCTTTAAAAAAAGACAGCATAGTTACTTCTAAGGATACCGTTTCTTCTGCCTACCACACAATTAATAGAGAAAATCCTTTAATTCAAACAGTTCCGGTATCCACCTTTTCATGGGAAATAGGAATACGCCAAACGCAGATTGTTGATGTACGAACACTGGTTGAATACAAAAGTGGCCATATATATGATGCTGTTAATATGAGCGTAGATGATCCCAGCTTTGAAAACCAAATTCAAGAATTAGATAAAAACAGTCCGGTAGCCGTTTATTGTAAATCCGGAATAAGAAGTTTTTATGCGGCTAATGTTTTAAAAGATCATGGGTTTCAAATCATTTATAATTTAGACGGAGGACTTAACAGCTGGTTGAAAAATGGAAAGGAACTTGTAAAGTAA
- a CDS encoding DUF2130 domain-containing protein has protein sequence MNSQTQIKCPNCGNVIDVNDILKHQLEESIKKEYQEKFLSSQKELQEKNNLLERQKEEFEAKKKKENEIFQERLSKITKEKTLEIESYLKKKIEEENQERIFLYEKELAEKSEKLQELNKMQAEIFKLSREKEELKAVFEAEAQKKLNDELLREREKIRKQENEKNELKFKELLKQLEDQKRLTEEMKRKQEQGSMQLQGEVQELAIEEWLAQNFPLDTINEIKKGVRGADCLQIVNTREIQNCGSIYYESKRTKDFQNSWIEKFKNDIREKKANTGVLITEVMPSDMDRMGMKEGIWICTYNEFKGLSAVLRHSIIQFSTIIKSQENKGDKMEMLYDFLTGNEFRLRIEGIVEGFTQMQDELSKEKRAMMNIWSKREKQIEKVIENTISMYGSIKGIAGNAIQNIQALELNSDETLGFDE, from the coding sequence ATGAATTCTCAAACTCAGATAAAATGCCCGAATTGTGGAAATGTAATCGATGTAAATGATATTCTTAAACATCAATTAGAGGAATCCATAAAGAAAGAATACCAAGAAAAATTTCTTTCATCTCAGAAAGAACTTCAAGAAAAAAACAATTTATTGGAGCGGCAAAAAGAAGAATTTGAGGCCAAGAAGAAGAAAGAGAATGAAATTTTTCAGGAAAGACTCTCTAAAATAACCAAAGAAAAGACTCTTGAAATTGAAAGTTATTTGAAAAAGAAAATTGAGGAAGAGAATCAAGAACGCATTTTTCTTTATGAAAAAGAATTAGCCGAAAAATCTGAAAAGCTTCAAGAGTTAAATAAGATGCAAGCGGAAATTTTCAAATTAAGTAGAGAAAAAGAAGAGTTGAAAGCCGTTTTTGAAGCAGAAGCTCAAAAAAAATTAAACGATGAACTTTTACGAGAAAGAGAAAAAATTCGCAAACAAGAAAATGAAAAAAATGAGTTAAAGTTTAAGGAATTACTTAAACAACTGGAAGATCAGAAAAGGCTCACCGAAGAAATGAAGCGAAAACAAGAACAAGGATCCATGCAATTGCAGGGAGAAGTTCAGGAATTAGCTATAGAAGAATGGTTAGCTCAAAATTTTCCTTTAGATACTATTAACGAAATAAAAAAAGGGGTCCGTGGTGCCGACTGCCTTCAAATTGTAAATACCCGTGAAATCCAAAATTGCGGTTCAATTTATTATGAAAGTAAAAGAACTAAAGATTTCCAAAACTCATGGATTGAAAAATTCAAAAATGATATCCGTGAGAAAAAAGCAAATACCGGGGTTCTTATTACTGAAGTAATGCCTTCAGACATGGACCGAATGGGAATGAAAGAGGGCATTTGGATTTGTACCTATAATGAATTTAAGGGGTTGAGTGCCGTTTTAAGACATTCCATCATTCAATTCAGTACCATTATCAAATCCCAAGAAAATAAAGGCGATAAGATGGAAATGCTCTATGATTTTCTTACCGGAAATGAATTCCGTTTACGAATAGAAGGTATTGTAGAAGGATTTACTCAAATGCAAGATGAGCTTAGTAAAGAAAAAAGGGCAATGATGAATATATGGTCCAAACGGGAAAAGCAAATCGAAAAGGTAATAGAAAATACAATTTCCATGTACGGCTCCATTAAAGGAATAGCAGGAAATGCAATTCAAAATATACAAGCTTTAGAATTAAATTCTGACGAAACCTTAGGCTTTGATGAATAA
- the mgtE gene encoding magnesium transporter: MEKNIFEGTPIEDLHPNDIAEQLEELSEKDRILNFFLLPRNQKTDVFTYLDPKIQQELLHGLGKKDIADLLNEMAPDDRTEFFVDLPDDLIKNTINLLDENERKIALQLLGYPEDSVGRLMTPNYIQAKKYWTVKHTLQHIKKYGRKAETLNFIYIVDENDKLLDDIKIGKLLLADDDSKLEELGDDNFIALKSMMNQEDAIRVFEDYDRSTLPVISETGVLVGIVTVDDILDIVKERDTEDIQKFGGVEALDIPYRDTPLLTLFRKRAGWLIILFLGEMLTASAMVHFEEEIEKAVVLALFVPLIISSGGNSGSQAATLIIRAMALHEIKLKDWWYVMKKEIFSGLLLGITLGVIGFIRILIWQNLNFYDYGSHWLLIGITVATSLIGIVLWGTLSGSMIPFILRLFKLDPATSSAPFVATMVDVTGLIIYFTIASLILSGVLL; encoded by the coding sequence ATGGAAAAAAATATCTTTGAAGGCACTCCTATTGAAGATCTTCACCCAAATGACATCGCAGAACAACTTGAAGAGCTTTCCGAAAAAGATCGGATTTTAAACTTTTTTCTGCTTCCTCGTAATCAAAAAACGGATGTTTTTACGTATTTAGATCCTAAAATTCAACAAGAATTGTTGCATGGTTTAGGTAAAAAAGACATTGCCGATTTGTTAAACGAAATGGCTCCGGATGACCGTACAGAATTTTTTGTGGATCTGCCGGACGATCTTATTAAAAACACCATAAATTTATTAGACGAAAACGAGAGAAAAATTGCTTTACAGCTTTTAGGATATCCGGAAGACAGCGTAGGACGTTTAATGACGCCCAATTATATACAAGCTAAAAAATACTGGACAGTAAAACATACCTTACAACATATTAAAAAATATGGAAGGAAAGCAGAAACTCTAAATTTCATTTACATTGTCGATGAGAATGACAAGTTACTGGATGACATCAAAATAGGAAAGTTATTACTTGCCGATGATGACAGTAAATTGGAAGAATTAGGAGATGACAATTTCATTGCTTTAAAAAGCATGATGAACCAGGAGGATGCCATTCGCGTTTTTGAAGATTATGACCGAAGCACCCTTCCAGTTATTTCCGAAACCGGGGTATTGGTTGGTATAGTTACCGTGGATGATATCTTGGATATTGTTAAGGAACGTGATACGGAAGATATACAAAAATTTGGTGGTGTGGAAGCTTTGGATATTCCTTATCGTGATACTCCACTCTTAACTTTATTTAGAAAACGGGCCGGATGGTTAATCATACTTTTTCTTGGAGAAATGCTTACCGCCAGTGCTATGGTCCATTTTGAAGAGGAAATTGAAAAGGCCGTGGTTTTAGCCCTTTTTGTGCCTCTAATTATATCCAGTGGGGGAAATTCCGGATCTCAAGCGGCTACCCTGATTATACGGGCTATGGCTTTGCATGAAATCAAATTGAAAGACTGGTGGTACGTTATGAAAAAAGAAATTTTTTCGGGTCTATTATTAGGGATCACTTTAGGAGTAATTGGTTTCATCAGAATACTTATATGGCAAAATCTTAATTTTTACGATTATGGTTCTCATTGGTTGCTCATCGGAATTACGGTTGCTACTTCACTTATCGGAATCGTATTGTGGGGAACCCTTTCCGGTTCTATGATTCCTTTTATTTTGCGTTTATTTAAATTGGACCCTGCTACCTCCTCTGCTCCTTTTGTGGCAACGATGGTGGACGTAACCGGATTAATTATTTATTTTACTATTGCTTCTCTAATTTTAAGCGGTGTGTTACTTTAA